In Allomuricauda ruestringensis DSM 13258, the following proteins share a genomic window:
- a CDS encoding SurA N-terminal domain-containing protein, with translation MAILENIRKRTTVLILIIGLALFAFVISGVFSSDNFSGGKVGSTVAEVNGENIPINEFRAQVETASRRYGPSVTSTQLVNMVYDQEVRKTILNQQFEELGIDVESDQIIEFVRTSGYAQIPDFQDENGVFNEQVFKSAIADWKANDPLRYDAWLQDEASIIQAAKERMYFNLVKGGVTATLTEGEMNYNMANDKVDLQYVRIPYTSIADSTIKISKGDIEAYINDHKALFEQDKARDIRFVYFEEKPSAEDENNVKEEITALMDDSVEYSEATDANDTILGFRNTKNMAAFLDRYSDTKLDTIYKAKKDLPSVVADTLMAMSVGEVYGPYKDGDSYKVSKVMDRKENGTVKASHILITWEGAERANPSITRTKEEAEAEAKRLLAEARKEDVIFTALARDNSDGPSAPRGGDLGYFQEGVMADGFNDFCFGNPTGTVGLVETQFGYHIIKVDDKQDVVQVATLAREIEPSETTINTLFTDATKYEMAVMDAEPENFGDIAKESSYTVRPVNKIKEMEENLPGLGSQRSIVQWAFNEDTSVGDIKRFNVNNGYAVVQLTKKYKKGLMAPEDASATALPAIRKELKAKQIIAANKGKAMDAIASDNNVSQSTASAVTLSSPTLPGAGREPLVVGTAFAMDKDQTSDLIKGNTGVYMIKVTNKTEAPDVENYSTYAQNLQTSAAARVNGAVYNALKDKAEIEDKRATFY, from the coding sequence ATGGCAATATTAGAGAATATTAGAAAACGAACAACAGTTCTTATTCTGATTATTGGTTTGGCGTTGTTCGCATTCGTAATATCGGGAGTATTCAGCAGCGACAATTTTTCTGGTGGAAAAGTAGGCTCCACGGTTGCAGAGGTGAATGGAGAAAATATTCCCATCAACGAGTTTAGAGCTCAGGTTGAAACAGCTTCCAGAAGATATGGACCCAGTGTTACTTCAACCCAGTTGGTGAACATGGTATACGATCAAGAAGTAAGAAAGACCATTTTGAACCAACAGTTCGAAGAATTGGGAATTGATGTGGAAAGCGACCAGATCATTGAATTTGTGAGAACTTCGGGTTATGCCCAAATTCCAGATTTTCAAGACGAGAACGGAGTATTTAACGAACAAGTCTTTAAAAGTGCCATTGCCGATTGGAAAGCAAACGACCCTTTGCGTTACGATGCCTGGTTGCAAGATGAGGCATCCATTATACAAGCGGCCAAGGAGCGTATGTACTTCAACTTGGTAAAAGGAGGGGTTACTGCTACCCTTACCGAAGGAGAGATGAACTATAACATGGCCAACGATAAGGTGGATTTGCAATACGTTCGCATTCCTTACACTTCCATTGCTGATAGTACAATCAAAATTTCCAAAGGTGATATCGAAGCGTACATCAACGACCACAAAGCATTGTTTGAACAAGACAAAGCCCGTGATATCCGATTTGTGTATTTTGAGGAAAAACCATCTGCAGAAGATGAGAACAATGTAAAAGAAGAGATTACCGCTTTGATGGATGATTCTGTTGAATATTCAGAGGCAACGGATGCCAACGATACCATTCTTGGTTTTAGAAATACCAAAAACATGGCCGCGTTTCTGGACAGATATTCTGACACCAAACTTGATACCATATACAAAGCTAAAAAGGACCTTCCTTCTGTAGTGGCCGATACATTGATGGCGATGAGTGTTGGAGAAGTATATGGACCATACAAGGATGGGGATTCTTATAAAGTGTCCAAAGTAATGGACAGAAAAGAAAATGGAACCGTAAAGGCAAGTCATATCCTTATAACCTGGGAAGGAGCTGAGCGTGCCAACCCATCTATTACAAGAACCAAAGAGGAGGCAGAGGCAGAGGCAAAAAGATTATTGGCCGAGGCCAGAAAAGAAGATGTGATTTTCACTGCTTTGGCGCGGGATAATTCAGACGGCCCTTCCGCACCACGTGGAGGAGACCTTGGGTATTTTCAAGAAGGGGTAATGGCAGATGGGTTCAACGATTTTTGTTTTGGAAATCCAACGGGAACAGTTGGTTTGGTAGAAACGCAATTTGGATACCACATAATTAAAGTTGACGACAAACAAGATGTGGTTCAGGTAGCTACCTTGGCAAGAGAAATTGAACCATCAGAAACGACCATCAATACCTTGTTCACCGATGCGACCAAGTACGAAATGGCCGTTATGGATGCAGAACCAGAAAACTTTGGGGATATTGCCAAAGAAAGCAGCTACACAGTTAGACCCGTAAACAAAATCAAGGAGATGGAAGAGAATCTTCCGGGTCTTGGTTCACAACGAAGCATTGTACAGTGGGCTTTTAACGAAGACACCAGTGTAGGGGATATTAAACGATTTAACGTAAACAACGGCTATGCCGTGGTACAGTTGACCAAAAAGTACAAAAAAGGACTTATGGCCCCCGAAGATGCCTCAGCAACAGCATTGCCAGCTATTAGAAAAGAGCTTAAGGCAAAACAAATCATAGCAGCAAACAAAGGAAAAGCCATGGATGCCATCGCTTCGGACAATAATGTAAGTCAAAGCACAGCCTCTGCAGTAACATTGTCGTCGCCAACCTTGCCGGGAGCAGGTAGGGAGCCTTTAGTGGTTGGAACAGCGTTTGCCATGGATAAAGACCAGACTTCCGATTTGATTAAAGGAAACACAGGGGTGTACATGATCAAGGTTACCAACAAAACCGAAGCTCCAGATGTAGAAAACTATAGCACCTACGCTCAAAATTTGCAGACAAGTGCAGCTGCAAGGGTCAATGGTGCGGTTTACAATGCTTTGAAGGACAAAGCAGAGATAGAAGATAAAAGAGCTACATTCTACTAG
- a CDS encoding SusD/RagB family nutrient-binding outer membrane lipoprotein, translating into MKNIYNSFAFLFTLSLGLALIGCDRDFEEINTDPDEPTVISVDLQLGFIERALINELYDIFTAGECASTWPQHISKPIYNDADRYFPRLGAINTFWNTLYLNVISEADEMYLLAEEANNQAVQGTALTLKAIALQTLTDAFGNIPASEANLATDGNYNPKYDTQQEVYTQIFELLDEAIAKFKSGEGAINSDQDLIYGGDVSKWVKFATSVKFRALMRVSETSLFSTAELQSLIDSGDLITNSSDNAFIQFSSITAPNINPHYGTVLNGREAEWCMGEALVDFMLAENDPRLAVYANPNDANEYRGKPAGYINPGLNGYGAGTVSEIGDAFMAADAPLYFITAAQVNLLLAEVAEVHGMGGDPEAYFNAGVAASLEQNGLDPASYTPAYNGYQSIAEQLWVGTFLQGYETWAEWRRSDIPSNLTLAVDPQPGVNSIPTRYTYTNDEVALNGSNVSEAVADQGSDALTTKVWWDVN; encoded by the coding sequence ATGAAAAATATATATAATTCTTTCGCTTTTCTTTTCACCCTAAGTCTTGGGTTAGCTCTTATAGGTTGTGATAGAGATTTCGAGGAAATCAATACAGATCCAGACGAGCCCACTGTGATTTCGGTAGATTTACAACTGGGCTTCATAGAGAGAGCTCTTATCAATGAACTTTATGATATTTTTACCGCTGGCGAATGCGCTTCAACTTGGCCTCAGCATATTTCCAAACCCATATATAATGATGCCGATAGATATTTTCCAAGACTAGGGGCCATTAACACTTTTTGGAACACACTCTACTTGAATGTAATTTCCGAAGCAGATGAAATGTACCTTTTGGCAGAAGAAGCAAACAACCAAGCGGTTCAAGGTACCGCCTTGACCCTAAAAGCCATTGCACTTCAAACCCTGACTGATGCATTCGGTAATATTCCGGCTAGTGAAGCGAATTTAGCAACCGATGGAAATTACAATCCTAAATATGATACCCAACAAGAGGTTTACACCCAAATATTTGAACTACTGGATGAGGCTATTGCCAAATTTAAATCTGGTGAAGGGGCTATCAACTCTGATCAGGATTTAATTTATGGAGGAGATGTATCTAAGTGGGTGAAATTTGCAACTTCAGTTAAATTCAGAGCCTTAATGAGGGTCTCTGAAACATCTCTTTTCAGTACAGCCGAATTACAATCTTTAATAGACTCCGGGGATTTGATTACAAATTCGTCCGACAATGCCTTTATCCAATTTTCCAGTATAACAGCACCCAACATAAATCCACATTATGGTACAGTCTTAAATGGGCGCGAAGCAGAATGGTGCATGGGAGAGGCTTTGGTTGATTTTATGTTGGCAGAAAATGACCCTCGCTTGGCAGTTTATGCCAATCCAAATGATGCCAATGAATATAGAGGTAAACCGGCAGGGTATATCAATCCCGGACTAAATGGTTATGGAGCTGGAACGGTTTCAGAAATCGGTGATGCATTCATGGCTGCGGATGCACCTTTGTACTTCATCACTGCTGCTCAAGTAAACCTTTTACTTGCTGAAGTTGCAGAAGTACATGGTATGGGTGGTGATCCAGAAGCGTATTTTAATGCTGGAGTTGCCGCTTCATTGGAACAAAATGGTTTAGATCCAGCAAGTTATACTCCCGCATACAATGGGTATCAATCAATTGCTGAACAATTATGGGTGGGAACTTTTTTACAAGGATATGAGACATGGGCCGAATGGAGAAGATCTGACATTCCTTCAAACCTAACTTTGGCGGTAGACCCTCAACCAGGCGTAAACAGTATTCCTACGAGATACACTTACACTAACGATGAAGTAGCGTTGAACGGATCCAATGTCAGCGAAGCAGTTGCAGATCAAGGAAGCGATGCCCTTACCACCAAGGTTTGGTGGGATGTAAACTAA
- the lptC gene encoding LPS export ABC transporter periplasmic protein LptC, giving the protein MKQTSGHILKSFATVFTVAILFMSCGDDYQRVGEEAVKPLFPQGVAQNFTLTYTETVEAMSTQDSASSRVVAVLRSPLSEDFDNQRFKFRTFPKGLQVDFYDEKNQKSVIVADYGIVYSQTNLIDLQGNVVIESHDGKKLETDQLYFDRKNNWIFTEAAFKYTNPEDGTVMDGEGMDFNKDFTFFKAHKTYGLMTIKEE; this is encoded by the coding sequence GTGAAACAAACATCAGGACATATTTTAAAGAGCTTTGCCACGGTTTTTACCGTGGCAATCCTTTTTATGTCATGTGGTGACGATTACCAAAGGGTGGGCGAGGAAGCCGTTAAACCTTTGTTTCCACAAGGTGTGGCACAAAATTTTACTTTGACCTATACGGAGACGGTAGAGGCCATGAGCACCCAAGACTCTGCCAGTTCGAGGGTAGTGGCCGTGCTTAGAAGCCCATTGTCCGAAGATTTTGACAATCAAAGGTTTAAATTCCGTACCTTCCCAAAAGGACTTCAGGTTGATTTTTACGATGAAAAAAACCAAAAAAGTGTTATTGTAGCCGATTATGGTATTGTATATTCACAGACCAATTTGATAGATTTGCAAGGAAATGTGGTAATAGAAAGCCATGATGGAAAAAAACTGGAGACAGACCAGTTGTACTTTGATAGAAAGAACAATTGGATTTTTACCGAAGCCGCATTTAAATACACCAATCCTGAAGATGGAACCGTAATGGACGGCGAAGGAATGGATTTTAATAAGGATTTCACTTTTTTCAAGGCCCACAAGACCTACGGATTAATGACGATTAAAGAAGAATAG